The following are encoded in a window of Drosophila simulans strain w501 chromosome 3L, Prin_Dsim_3.1, whole genome shotgun sequence genomic DNA:
- the LOC6738891 gene encoding uncharacterized protein LOC6738891: MITGPEARQTHRLLDLKKQQWAKEREEIARMDEMYHHHHTSHHKIERTSIRTYYSNLDLSQTSTSNQTSSQSRRAPGPDMQLILRQPEYRQGNQAYMNQLERYIDDLDGDADADFEDEDESMYRRTRRGSYAPGMSSRQMQNPARYAELVPTSLQTAKGRMQNSRQEAQQHLKQQHQQLLLQQQQHQQQQQQRLRSPSLPAIRHRVRHQDSKTGKPTDIDPGNGPHRLNNPPGGAGNPAGGGGGVPGPPGCQEEDTSGYLSDTPKNPHTPDIWFNDGASQIESISGMGSASVLDGGSVGAVGGGVAGCRRLRRSIQAGTSGAPIPAPIPMPLPHHQAPPGNPLGKIYTIKGRRVPGQGYEPLAADGYMADGYCYMPAPPSSSNMSLSRDVSTSNTYQVHIGNPDQNDFFVHEQHERERARWANFNGGAGHQAAQQPPGWLSRGMHDLKDSEDDVQSMQSSSTYLRGQNAPLDAHTLAERMDKRRKAAEYHNAIKKQLHERELIRKWEQERHRQEEQIEEERIRRQKQLEQERLEFERRTLLEREEAQQKKQQVMLDAIQKAEVAAKIEKQKRRMVHQPSKVSQETEEDDEAELMRVQSVEEEEDAEEKPAAVDPPSQEEGTSNTPRGAPPVMTEEKVLIGTPINLRRTITKPIKQPRDPRKEEPKEPTQSKRQSSFLGEDKENVALLMQPATLIPLPVTSDIFGLQNAIGNLQIATYFMQQPMQKPPETPCSYSKATMTHRTDTSIYTEDGYQAEKEEDPLTTARSGRTDLVTASGCFSPDSLEVDVAPVLIPDTDKLALIPLKTPLQLGNSSSLDDRGEHSHEVGHQADVETQTELPLNCDLCLFHDNFYKVLLKREVSTTTTTQTSKSQTQPAKESTAEKDHETTTTTTTTTTTTFKAKSKDKDKDKNLKRSLNKDKDANKMDDRPKWGVNRPVVQYVKASDRDPFCLRKKKNHPSTAKPPRSLSMDSRLDSVALPEDRLINIAGGPPSAAGELEEEGFLLKARNVCTEILPIKTDDKGRIFLNFREASAIMNEDEIKDKLRQKYFNFGRILPRRSWASATQHALPFSAVTTAPPQATVGVGDLADD, encoded by the exons ATGATTACGGGACCGGAGGCCAGGCAAACGCACAGGTTGTTGGACTTGAAGAAGCAGCAATGGGCTAAGGAGAGAG AGGAAATAGCGCGCATGGATGAGATGTACCATCATCACCACACCTCGCACCACAAAATCGAACGCACCTCCATTCGCACATACTACTCCAACCTGGATCTCAGCCAGACTTCGACCTCCAATCAAACTTCAAGTCAATCGCGACGAGCGCCGGGTCCGGATATGCAATTGATCCTGCGCCAGCCGGAGTATCGCCAGGGCAATCAGGCCTATATGAATCAGTTGGAACGTTACATCGACGATCTGGATGGGGATGCCGATGCGGACTttgaggacgaggatgagtcTATGTATCGACGAACCAGGAGAGGGAGCTATGCACCTGGAATGTCATCTCGCCAGATGCAGAATCCTGCCCGCTATGCGGAACTAGTGCCCACATCTCTTCAAACTGCCAAGGGAAGGATGCAGAACTCTCGACAGGAGGCGCAGCAACATTTgaagcagcaacaccagcaacttttgctgcagcaacagcaacatcagcagcagcaacagcaacgccTGCGGAGTCCCAGTTTGCCAGCCATTAGACACAGGGTGAGACACCAGGACAGCAAGACGGGAAAACCAACTGACATTGATCCCGGCAACGGGCCACATCGATTAAACAATCCCCCGGGAGGCGCTGGCAACCCGGCTGGTGGAGGTGGCGGAGTCCCGGGGCCTCCTGGTTGCCAGGAGGAGGACACATCCGGCTATCTGAGCGATACGCCCAAGAATCCCCACACCCCGGACATTTGGTTCAACGACGGTGCGAGTCAAATCGAGAGCATTAGTGGCATGGGAAGTGCCAGTGTCCTGGATGGCGGAAGTGTGGGCGCTGtgggagggggcgtggccgggtgCCGACGCCTCCGCCGATCGATACAGGCGGGCACTTCAGGTGCACCAATTCCTGCGCCGATTCCTATGCCCTTACCCCATCATCAAGCACCCCCGGGAAATCCACTGGGTAAGATATACACCATCAAGGGACGACGTGTGCCAGGGCAGGGATACGAGCCACTTGCCGCCGATGGATACATGGCCGATGG ATACTGCTATATGCCTGCGCCGCCCAGCTCATCAAACATGAGCTTGAGTCGCGATGTCTCCACCTCGAATACTTACCAGGTGCACATTGGCAATCCGGACCAGAACGATTTCTTTGTCCATGAGCAGCACGAGAGGGAGAGGGCTCGGTGGGCCAACTTTAATGGTGGAGCTGGCCATCAGGCAGCCCAGCAGCCGCCAGGATGGCTAAGTCGCGGAATGCACGATCTGAAGGACAGTGAGGACGATGTACAATCAATGCAGTCATCCTCAACCTACTTGAGAGGGCAGAATGCCCCTCTAGATGCACATACACTGGCCGAAAGAATGGACAAAAGACGCAAGGCAGCGGAGTACCACAATGCCATCAAGAAGCAACTTCACGAACGGGAATTGATAAGGAAATGGGAACAGGAACGGCATCGGCAGGAGGAGCAGATCGAGGAGGAGCGCATCCGCAGACAGAAGCAATTGGAGCAGGAGCGTCTGGAATTTGAGAGAAGAACTCTTCTGGAACGCGAAGAGGCCCAGCAGAAGAAACAGCAAGTAATGCTGGATGCCATACAGAAAGCTGAAGTGGCGGCCAAAATCGAGAAACAAAAGAGGCGAATGGTCCACCAGCCATCCAAAGTTTCTCAAGAAACAGAAGAGGATGATGAGGCTGAGCTAATGAGAGTTCAATCCGTGGAGGAGGAAGAAGATGCGGAGGAAAAACCTGCTGCAGTAGATCCACCTTCCCAAGAGGAAGGAACATCGAATACACCACGTGGTGCACCTCCAGTTATGACAGAGGAAAAAGTTCTTATAGGTACCCCTATCAACCTTCGACGCACCATCACGAAACCCATTAAGCAACCGAGGGATCCTAGAAAAGAGGAGCCGAAAGAACCAACCCAAAGCAAAAGACAGTCCTCTTTCCTGGGGGAAGATAAGGAGAATGTGGCGCTGCTGATGCAACCAGCTACCCTTATTCCATTGCCCGTTACCAGTGATATTTTTGGGCTCCAAAATGCCATTGGGAACCTTCAGATAGCCACTTATTTTATGCAACAACCCATGCAGAAGCCACCAGAGACACCGTGCTCTTATTCGAAAGCCACGATGACCCATCGTACGGACACCTCCATCTACACCGAGGATGGCTACCAGGCGGAAAAGGAGGAGGATCCACTGACAACTGCACGATCTGGGAGAACGGATTTGGTGACAGCCAGTGGGTGCTTCTCCCCAGATTCACTAGAGGTAGATGTGGCTCCAGTTTTGATACCCGATACAGATAAACTGGCACTGATACCTCTGAAGACACCTCTACAACTGGGCAACTCGAGTAGTTTAGATGACAGAGGCGAACATAGCCATGAGGTGGGTCACCAAGCTGATGTGGAGACCCAAACAGAGTTACCCCTCAATTGCGATCTCTGTTTGTTCCACGATAACTTCTACAAGGTCTTGCTTAAACGGGAGGTTTctaccaccaccacaacccaGACATCGAAATCTCAGACACAACCCGCAAAGGAATCAACTGCTGAAAAAGATCATGAGaccacaacgacaacaaccaccaccacaacaaccacattTAAGGCTAAAAGCAAGGATAAGGACAAAGACAAGAATTTGAAAAGGAGCCTAAACAAGGATAAGGACGCCAATAAGATGGACGATCGACCAAAGTGGGGCGTCAATCGTCCGGTTGTCCAGTATGTAAAGGCCAGTGATCGGGATCCTTTTTGCCtgagaaagaagaaaaaccaCCCGAGCACCGCCAAGCCACCGAGATCCTTGTCAATGGACTCTCGTTTGGACAGTGTGGCTCTCCCCGAAGATCGGCTAATAAATATCGCCGGAGGACCTCCATCTGCAGCGGGTGAACTGGAAGAGGAGGGCTTCCTTCTCAAAGCCCGTAATGTATGCACCGAAATTTTGCCCATTAAAACCGACGACAAGGGCCGCATTTTCCTCAATTTTCGCGAGGCAAGCGCCATTATGAACGAGGATGAGATCAAGGACAAGCTGCGGCAGAAATACTTCAATTTTGGCAGGATCCTTCCCAGGAGAAGTTGGGCCTCGGCCACCCAGCATGCTCTGCCCTTTAGTGCGGTCACCACGGCTCCTCCACAAGCCACAGTGGGTGTAGGTGACTTAGCGGATGATTGA